A window of the candidate division KSB1 bacterium genome harbors these coding sequences:
- a CDS encoding glycosyltransferase: MRDRSVQSTDRPAALIVSYYFPPAGGSGVQRVLKFVKYLPEFGWRPIVLTARGADYPTLDPSLGAEVPASVWVLRSRIVEPYALYRRLTGKKDVQHLDVVVLTRRTDQKLSERMAEWVRSTFFVPDARIGWLPFAVHMGVRAARLPGVRVVVSSAPPYTCHLIGYLVHRLSGKPWVADFRDSWVDWVSAPRRRGFSRRVDLALEGLVLRGASLLVSVSEGVRDDLVSRHPEARDHHWVLIPNGFDPEDFEGLAGEVREEKLTLLYSGSLYGPRHPGTLLRGLRLLREESWEGWGALRLRIVGRIAKEIREEIEREAGDIAECSDYLPHREAVRELLRCDVAVLIVDAMPASKGVLTGKLFEYLGARKPILAIAPPEGEAARLIAEGGCGWIVSPGDAEGVARALREIYRLWRQGQLPRPTEEFVARFDRRKQAQQLAEWLERLACGKEVRL; the protein is encoded by the coding sequence ATGAGGGACAGATCGGTTCAGAGTACAGATCGCCCCGCGGCGCTGATCGTGTCTTACTACTTCCCACCGGCGGGAGGAAGTGGAGTCCAGAGGGTCCTGAAATTTGTCAAGTACCTGCCGGAGTTCGGTTGGCGGCCGATCGTCCTGACGGCGAGGGGTGCCGATTACCCAACTCTGGATCCATCCCTGGGTGCCGAGGTGCCGGCTTCGGTCTGGGTGCTCCGCTCCAGGATCGTCGAGCCCTACGCGCTCTATCGACGCCTTACGGGAAAGAAAGACGTTCAGCACCTCGACGTGGTGGTTCTGACGCGTCGCACCGATCAAAAGCTCTCGGAGCGAATGGCCGAGTGGGTGCGGAGCACATTCTTTGTCCCTGACGCGCGGATCGGTTGGCTGCCGTTCGCCGTCCATATGGGAGTACGGGCGGCCCGTCTCCCCGGTGTGCGCGTCGTTGTGTCGTCGGCTCCACCGTACACGTGCCATCTCATCGGGTATCTTGTACATCGCCTGAGTGGGAAGCCTTGGGTGGCCGATTTTCGGGATTCCTGGGTGGACTGGGTTTCCGCTCCGCGCCGTAGAGGTTTTTCCCGACGCGTGGATCTGGCCTTGGAAGGTCTGGTCCTTCGAGGCGCTTCCTTACTGGTCTCCGTTTCCGAGGGCGTGCGCGATGATCTCGTAAGTCGTCACCCTGAAGCGAGGGACCATCACTGGGTGCTGATCCCGAACGGCTTCGATCCCGAAGACTTCGAGGGGCTTGCGGGAGAAGTCCGGGAAGAGAAGCTGACCTTGCTCTACAGCGGGTCGTTGTACGGTCCCCGCCATCCGGGCACCCTCCTCCGGGGCCTGCGCCTTCTCCGTGAGGAGAGCTGGGAAGGATGGGGGGCCTTGCGGTTGCGTATTGTGGGCCGCATCGCGAAGGAGATCCGGGAGGAAATAGAGCGGGAGGCGGGAGACATCGCAGAGTGCTCCGATTACCTGCCGCACCGTGAGGCCGTAAGGGAGCTTCTGAGGTGCGATGTGGCCGTCCTCATCGTCGATGCCATGCCCGCCAGCAAGGGAGTGCTGACGGGCAAGCTGTTCGAGTACTTGGGGGCGCGCAAGCCAATCCTGGCGATTGCACCCCCCGAAGGGGAGGCCGCTCGACTCATCGCGGAAGGTGGCTGCGGTTGGATCGTCTCCCCTGGCGATGCGGAGGGCGTGGCCAGGGCGTTGCGTGAGATCTACAGACTCTGGCGCCAGGGCCAACTGCCCCGTCCGACAGAGGAATTCGTGGCGCGGTTCGATCGGCGCAAGCAGGCCCAGCAGCTTGCGGAATGGCTGGAGAGGCTCGCCTGCGGAAAAGAGGTTAGGCTGTGA
- a CDS encoding glycosyltransferase codes for MRFVLIGPAYPLRGGISRFNARLFRSLRSRGHTVLALNFRRQYPQILFPGRSQEDPSPPDEMLSAPRILDSVGPRSWFRTAQVAARFRPDAVVFHHWMPFFALAYGSVGALVRRTCKAPIVWICHNLTPHERQPFGRLLNKLGLRSAHGCVVMSEAVRQELQALRRNIPHRLVAHPAEEFSALVDRFTARRILGLPQGIPILLFFGYVRAYKGLDILLQAVPLVLARRQVYVLVAGEFYEPREKYARLARELGVEQAVEMRDTFVPEGDVPLYLAACDAVVLPYRTATQSGIVPLAYAHRRPVVTTAVGGLPEVVKDGKTGVLASLPEPENVAAAILRFLELHDQVDWEGEIAAVRSSMSWERFVDALEDLVRELDGRNVCGTSEA; via the coding sequence ATGCGGTTTGTCTTGATCGGACCCGCCTACCCGCTTCGCGGCGGCATCTCGCGTTTCAACGCGCGTCTTTTCCGCTCCTTGCGTTCCCGAGGACACACGGTGCTCGCGCTCAACTTTCGACGCCAGTACCCACAGATCCTCTTCCCGGGACGTAGCCAGGAGGACCCCAGCCCTCCGGACGAGATGCTTTCCGCGCCTCGAATCCTGGATTCTGTCGGGCCCAGATCGTGGTTCCGGACGGCTCAGGTGGCAGCCCGTTTTCGACCCGACGCCGTAGTGTTCCATCACTGGATGCCTTTCTTCGCTCTGGCCTACGGAAGCGTGGGGGCCTTAGTGCGCCGGACCTGCAAGGCCCCCATCGTCTGGATCTGCCACAACCTCACTCCCCATGAACGCCAGCCATTCGGTCGCCTTCTGAACAAGCTGGGTCTTCGCTCGGCGCACGGGTGCGTCGTAATGTCCGAGGCGGTCAGGCAGGAGTTGCAGGCGCTGCGGCGAAACATCCCTCATCGACTTGTGGCACACCCTGCGGAAGAGTTCTCCGCGCTTGTCGATCGTTTCACCGCGCGCCGAATCCTCGGCCTGCCGCAAGGGATTCCAATCCTCCTCTTCTTCGGCTATGTGCGCGCGTACAAAGGTCTGGACATCCTATTGCAGGCTGTCCCGCTGGTTTTGGCCAGGCGGCAGGTCTACGTGCTGGTCGCCGGCGAGTTTTACGAGCCGCGCGAAAAGTACGCCAGGCTTGCGCGGGAATTGGGTGTGGAGCAGGCCGTGGAGATGCGCGACACATTCGTACCTGAGGGGGATGTACCCCTGTATCTGGCTGCCTGCGATGCTGTAGTGCTTCCGTACCGCACGGCTACCCAAAGCGGCATTGTACCGCTGGCCTACGCCCACCGAAGACCGGTGGTAACAACAGCGGTAGGAGGCTTGCCAGAAGTTGTAAAGGACGGGAAGACAGGGGTCCTGGCCTCTCTGCCGGAGCCGGAGAACGTAGCTGCGGCTATTCTCCGCTTCTTAGAGCTTCACGACCAGGTCGACTGGGAGGGGGAAATTGCCGCGGTTCGCAGCTCCATGTCCTGGGAACGCTTCGTAGACGCCCTGGAGGACCTTGTACGGGAGCTGGACGGTCGAAATGTTTGCGGAACAAGCGAAGCCTGA